A segment of the Desulfitobacterium dehalogenans ATCC 51507 genome:
TTGGTCTCCAGGTCATTATATAAAGTCTGGAGTTCTTTAGTCATGATCTCAAAGTGGTCTGCCACATCTCGAATTTCTCCCTGAGCATCAATATCTTTCAAATCAACCTTCAAGTCCCCTGTTTTAACATGCTCCATTGCATTTTTTAATTGATTTAAGGGCCTGGTTACAAGCTTGGACATAGCGTAGTAAATAACCATAATAATACTCAAGGTAAGCAGGGAAATATAACCTACTTGCTTTACCACATTAGATTGAATGTTTTCCGTATACATATCTATAGGCATCACAATACTCACAATGCCAGCCAAGTCGCCTATTTCCCAACCTTCTTTGGGATATCCTAAAATATCTAACTCCCCGGCTGGTTCCCCATGGCATTCTAAACAGTTCTCTTCGATACGCATGGGAGCGGTATAACGAAAGGCGTCTTTCCCCGCGTATTCCGACACCTTATAGAATTCACTTGTATTCACATCTTCAGCAAATAGGTTGAGCGCTTCTAATTCAAATTCATCAGGAATATCCGCTTTATTGCGTGGATTAAAATTAGTATAGCGAACAGTATAACCTGTTTTTTTACCAAATAGTTTTCCGATGCTTTTCCCCACAAGAGAACAATGTAGTTTTTTAAAATTATATTCTCCATTGGCATCATAATTGATGACATCCTGATTGATTACCATAAACTCCCATGCAGCATCCATCTGTTGAGAGAGGACGTAAGCCTTTTCATGCATTTCCTTTTCAGCCTGCTTTTGTTGAGTCATCCAAATCCAAACTACATTCATAAGAAGCGAAACCGCCAAAATACCCACTAATAATATAACAAATCGGGTTCTTATACGAACATTGTTTAAACCCAACCTATTCACCCCCGGCAGTTTCAAATGTATTATTATTATATCAGTTAATGTCAATTAAACGTATTCTTTCCCCTATATTAGTATCTCTTGCATTTTCGATAGCCTGAATAATGCCAGGAACCCTCCGATTGTAAAAAGGAGTATCTTATCCGATACTCCTTTTTAGCACTCATAGTTCTCATGTTCAGACAGAGAATTAAGTTAACCCTACCCCAGATATAACCATTGCAGCGTAGAATACATACCTTCCGATCGCCTGGCCAACCAGAATCAAAGCTGTACCGCCGATGACAGCATTGGATACAGATTTGCTTAGTTCATCTTTAGCCATCCAAAGAACCAACCCAGCTCCAGCGAGGATAAACAGCCATTTAATGGCTGTGGCTGTCTTCAGACTGCCGAGAATAGCAAGGCTGGCTTGCAAAGCGGTACTGGTGCTGGCCCCCAGAGAAATAAAGTAAGGGACTACAGCAGCGACTTGAACAGCTACAACAGCTGCGACAGCTAAAGCCACGAATTTCTTCATCTTCCCAGCTTCTTTCATACTCAGAACAAGGAAAAGCATGGCTCCCATGGATAGTGCAGCGGTATAGAACTCAACAGTGGTCGTAGCACTTTGCCATACAGGCACACTGGCCGAGCTATAAATCTTCGCCATGGCAAAGACATCGATCAGACCCACCAGTGCAGCCGCTGCGGATAAGCCGGTGATAGCTCCTGCTGCTTGGGGTTTAACATAGAGAAGCACAGCAGCCACAACGGTTAACCCAACAAACATCGCAGTAAACCAAATCTCGCGGCTGAGCCAGGAGGTACCGAATTGAAACAGAGCATTCATGGCACTTAAAGGGCGCCCCAAGTGTAGCAGAGAAGCCAACATGCCGATGACGCCAAGGCCTGTCGCCGTGATCATAGCATTCTTGAATACCCCTTCTTTATTCACAAGCCGACCAATAGCCACAAAGAGCATAACTCCCACGGCTGCTTGGATACAGATGGAAAACGTGGTCAAGGCAAAATGTTCACCCATGGATTACACCCCCACTTTCTTATAACCGGGCTTTAGGGCTTCGGCTTTGGGTTTGATTAAGAAGGAGGGATCGGTTTTGGTGGCCGAAGGAAGAATGGGTAACTCCTTGACCAGATCCTCCCCGTATTCTGCTTTCATTTGGTCTAAATCTCCAAATTTCAAACAACGCATAATACATGCATCCACACAAACGGGGTTCTGTCCAGCATCTCTTAATTCTTTACAGGAATCACACTTTCCTACGACATTTTTGTCTTCGAAGTAATGAGGTACACTATATGGACAGTTCCAAACACAATATTTGCAGCCGATACATAGTTCTTTATCATGTTGAACTGTACCATCTTTATCAAAGTGCATGGCCCCCGTAGGACAGCCTTTAACACATTTAGCTTCTGCACAATGATTACACCCCATGGAAAGGTAATAGCCCCCTACATTGGGATAGGTACCACCTTCAAATTCATAGACTTTGCGGAATAGTTCCCCTACTTTGAGATCATTCCTATCTTTACAGGCAATTTGACAGGCTTTGCATCCCATACAAGAAGCCATATCATAATAAAATCCTAATTGTCCCATCAGGTGTCACCTCCTAAAATATAATTCTTTGCGCCCACTGTGCATCCGGTTTTAATGGTTCACCAGCGTATTTCTCAACTCTAACAATAGTAGTATTCCAAGGCTCTTCCCCTTGTCCGCTTAACCGGGCTCCGCAAAGAACGTTTGTTGCACCTGCTTTATCAATTCCTTTTTCCTCATCCATTTCTACCCAAGCACCTTCTCCTAAGGTTACCACACCCGGCATCAATGTCTCTGAGAGGGTCAGGGGACGAATGCATTTGCCATATTCACTCTCAATTAAAACGGTATCCCCATCTTTAAGGCCAAGTGCTTCCCCATCTCTTGTGTTCATCACAAAGTCCTGAGGATAGGCTTCTCTCAACTGAGGAATGTTATCGAATACTGAGTGGGAACGTCTTCCATAGTGTATGGTAACGAGCTGGAAGGGGTATTTGCCTTTCTTTTTGCTTTGCCAATCTTCGAAAGTATCTTCATAGCCATCCAGCGGTGGTTCATACATGGCGATTGGCGGGACCGTGGTCAAACCATAAGATGCAATCTTATCAGAGAGAGGTTGGCAGTGGATTTCCAGCTTACCGCTTTTGGTTGTGAGCGGATTAGCGGCAGGATCTTTAACAAAATCTTCCCCTTGAATCACAGTTAAGCTATCACCGGCAGTTCTCTCTACTTGGTAAACACCCTGCGCCATCAAGTCATTCAAGGCGATCTTTCCTAGTTGCGGTTTACCCTGAACTCCCCATTCTTGAATGTCTTTTTCCGTAATAGTTACCAGACTCTCGTAGGTCTCCCCGTCCCCACCAATCACTTCAGCTCCTGCGAGACTGTTAAAGAATTGCTGTTTCTCAGTGATCGGATAAATTTCATCCGGATTCAGCCCGAGGCGTTTTGCTAGTTCACGATCCATCCACTCTTCTGTTTTTGCCTCATAAAGGGGTTCCGTCACTTTTTGGTTAATAAAGATAGCTTCTGGATTTCCTTGATAAATCTTCCCTTCTTTTTCCCACTCTGTGGTTGCTGGGAGAACAATATCAGCATATTTGGAGATACTTGAGAGAACAGTATCATTGGTCACTACAAAATCCACTTTGCGGAATGCTTCAATTCCCTTATGGATTCCAGAGGATTGGTTGAGGAAATTATATCCGCTGCCGTCCCGAACCAACCAAATCAAACGAATATCGCAAGGAACTTTCCCTCTACCTCCCGTTCCGGTATATTCGCCCTTTAATATAGCATCATAGGTTTCACAATAAGCCATTCCATTGGCATCGGGGTTGGTTGGGTTTGCCCATCGGTAGCCATCATATGCTCCGTATGTGGCATCC
Coding sequences within it:
- a CDS encoding c-type heme family protein, which codes for MNRLGLNNVRIRTRFVILLVGILAVSLLMNVVWIWMTQQKQAEKEMHEKAYVLSQQMDAAWEFMVINQDVINYDANGEYNFKKLHCSLVGKSIGKLFGKKTGYTVRYTNFNPRNKADIPDEFELEALNLFAEDVNTSEFYKVSEYAGKDAFRYTAPMRIEENCLECHGEPAGELDILGYPKEGWEIGDLAGIVSIVMPIDMYTENIQSNVVKQVGYISLLTLSIIMVIYYAMSKLVTRPLNQLKNAMEHVKTGDLKVDLKDIDAQGEIRDVADHFEIMTKELQTLYNDLETKVQLRTQDLAHAKDTLESQRIQLEEVNRRLREDNQYKSDFLTIISHELRTPLTSIIAFAEVLEKVSGDKSPKEQKMTQEIRANSQVLLRMINNILEIARIEAGKQELIIEPIDLVDVINAVENVVEPLIEKKNISYSSVIDQDVPVIEGDREGLKRIVENLVSNALKFTPKGGEIKVWVSYDQEQNEVLINVQDNGIGIRKEDQPYIFEKFVQSDSSIHRQYNGSGLGLALAKELAELHGGWIKVVSEPNEGSLFMVGIPAGEDNEDWLHMDF
- a CDS encoding dimethyl sulfoxide reductase anchor subunit family protein, which gives rise to MGEHFALTTFSICIQAAVGVMLFVAIGRLVNKEGVFKNAMITATGLGVIGMLASLLHLGRPLSAMNALFQFGTSWLSREIWFTAMFVGLTVVAAVLLYVKPQAAGAITGLSAAAALVGLIDVFAMAKIYSSASVPVWQSATTTVEFYTAALSMGAMLFLVLSMKEAGKMKKFVALAVAAVVAVQVAAVVPYFISLGASTSTALQASLAILGSLKTATAIKWLFILAGAGLVLWMAKDELSKSVSNAVIGGTALILVGQAIGRYVFYAAMVISGVGLT
- a CDS encoding 4Fe-4S dicluster domain-containing protein translates to MGQLGFYYDMASCMGCKACQIACKDRNDLKVGELFRKVYEFEGGTYPNVGGYYLSMGCNHCAEAKCVKGCPTGAMHFDKDGTVQHDKELCIGCKYCVWNCPYSVPHYFEDKNVVGKCDSCKELRDAGQNPVCVDACIMRCLKFGDLDQMKAEYGEDLVKELPILPSATKTDPSFLIKPKAEALKPGYKKVGV
- a CDS encoding molybdopterin-dependent oxidoreductase, producing MGNILEGIVNHKINRRNFLKASAIGAASLTLPGCSSNTLTKAGADAAIANNEGEWITAGCWHNCGGRCLNKAYVVDGVVVRQKTDDTHPDSPDYPQQRGCHRGRSQRHQVFGADRIKYPMKRKHWEPGGGNKELRGKDEWVRISWDEALDLVAAELKRIKEEHGNKSILGTSRLLNFYGGGLVRWGSSSSGAWGVVQECMTGFFSWKANDRPDWRNAKLIVMWGANPARSNLGNPTYNLLQAKKAGAKFIFVDPQVSPSVKTLADKYIPCRPGTDTALLLGMAYHMIEHNLQDQDFLDRCTVGFDKDHMPEGADPKENFKDYVLGTYDGVPKTPEWASKICGTDPQLIREFATEVATTKPVIFNSSFAPARTYRGQQFCQAFLTVGWMTGNVGKPGSGVWTMNYAANQGYGGKTLVKGGGRGLPPAVNPLFPDATYGAYDGYRWANPTNPDANGMAYCETYDAILKGEYTGTGGRGKVPCDIRLIWLVRDGSGYNFLNQSSGIHKGIEAFRKVDFVVTNDTVLSSISKYADIVLPATTEWEKEGKIYQGNPEAIFINQKVTEPLYEAKTEEWMDRELAKRLGLNPDEIYPITEKQQFFNSLAGAEVIGGDGETYESLVTITEKDIQEWGVQGKPQLGKIALNDLMAQGVYQVERTAGDSLTVIQGEDFVKDPAANPLTTKSGKLEIHCQPLSDKIASYGLTTVPPIAMYEPPLDGYEDTFEDWQSKKKGKYPFQLVTIHYGRRSHSVFDNIPQLREAYPQDFVMNTRDGEALGLKDGDTVLIESEYGKCIRPLTLSETLMPGVVTLGEGAWVEMDEEKGIDKAGATNVLCGARLSGQGEEPWNTTIVRVEKYAGEPLKPDAQWAQRIIF